One genomic window of Halovivax cerinus includes the following:
- a CDS encoding DUF7342 family protein, protein MSESSRDGVRSWSETDSARERIRSIAETLREPRSVNWISDQAEAAWGTTKEELESLVEQGRIRRVAVGDATRYEPDYTTLLFEEIRALIGDNSREALRDELAAITEEVETWRETYGVETWEELERSLADDDLSSEDLRERRDVIGFWRENEADRQLIKHALSLYSDVESARETMADAADGAAS, encoded by the coding sequence ATGTCCGAGTCCTCGCGGGACGGCGTCCGGTCGTGGAGTGAGACCGACAGTGCGCGCGAGCGGATCCGTTCGATCGCGGAAACGCTTCGGGAGCCCCGTTCGGTCAACTGGATCAGTGACCAGGCCGAGGCGGCGTGGGGGACGACGAAGGAGGAACTCGAGTCCCTGGTCGAGCAGGGGCGGATCCGTCGCGTTGCGGTCGGCGACGCGACGCGCTACGAGCCGGACTACACCACGTTACTCTTCGAGGAAATTCGCGCGCTCATCGGCGACAACTCGCGCGAAGCGCTTCGGGACGAGTTGGCTGCGATCACGGAGGAAGTAGAAACGTGGCGGGAGACCTACGGCGTCGAGACGTGGGAGGAACTCGAACGGTCGCTCGCGGACGACGACCTCTCGAGCGAGGACCTCCGCGAACGTCGCGACGTGATCGGGTTCTGGCGCGAGAACGAGGCGGATCGGCAACTCATCAAACACGCACTCTCCCTCTATTCGGACGTCGAATCCGCTCGTGAGACGATGGCGGACGCCGCCGACGGCGCCGCGAGCTAA
- a CDS encoding type II toxin-antitoxin system HicA family toxin: protein MTVLVNVGGFEWRRTTGDHAQLYDEHPTNDDDRRWVPVPLHDERRTGTLRDSAERAGANDFDAFCAWIDRNA from the coding sequence GTGACGGTCCTCGTCAATGTCGGCGGATTCGAGTGGCGACGGACGACGGGCGATCACGCGCAGTTGTACGACGAACACCCGACGAACGACGACGATCGACGGTGGGTGCCGGTGCCGTTGCACGACGAACGTCGGACGGGGACGCTCAGGGATAGTGCGGAACGTGCCGGTGCCAACGATTTCGATGCGTTCTGTGCGTGGATCGATCGGAACGCGTAG
- a CDS encoding DUF433 domain-containing protein: MASIVRTEDVLGGEPRIDGTRVGVLDVYELVIDGGYAPADVADQLGRSHAEIYTALAYYHDHPEEMRHLRRDREETTSTLADEALQPPEPAQ; this comes from the coding sequence ATGGCCAGTATCGTTCGCACGGAGGACGTTCTCGGTGGCGAGCCCCGCATCGACGGGACGCGTGTCGGGGTTCTCGACGTCTACGAACTCGTCATCGATGGCGGCTACGCCCCCGCCGACGTGGCCGATCAGCTCGGCCGGAGCCACGCTGAGATATACACGGCGCTCGCGTACTATCACGACCATCCCGAGGAGATGCGTCACCTCCGTCGGGATCGCGAGGAGACGACGTCGACGCTCGCCGACGAGGCGTTGCAGCCGCCGGAACCAGCACAGTGA